TGATTCGACAGATGAAAAAGTCATCGAAATAGCACTCAAATTTTCACAAGGAAAAGCGATTATTAATTCGATTAACCTTGAAGATGGCGAAGAACGATTTGCTGCGATTGTTCCGTTAATTCACCGTTATGGTGCTGCTGTAGTGGTTGGAACAATCGATGAAGAAGGGATGGGAGTGAGCGCAGAGCGAAAACTTGCGATTGCCAAACGCTCCTATGAATTGTTGGTTCATAAGTATGGCTTAAAACCACAGGATTTGATTTTTGACCCATTGGTTTTCCCAGTCGGTACGGGTGACCAACAATATATTGGATCCGCAAAGGCAACTGTTGAAGGGATAAAACTAATTAAAGAGCAGTTGCCAGAAACGCAAACAATCCTTGGTATTAGTAATGTATCTTTTGGCCTTCCACCTGTTGGTAGAGAAATCTTAAATTCTGTCTTTCTCTATCATTGCACACATGCTGGGCTTGATTATGCAATTGTAAATACTGAGAAGATTGAAAGGTTTGCTTCCATTTCAAAAGAAGAAGTTAAATTAGCGGAAGAACTTTTATTTACTACAACCGATGTGACATTAGCTACTTTTACTGAACTTTATCGGGGAAAAAAGAAAGAAGCAAAGAGTACTATTCCTAACATGAGTTTGGAGGAGCGCCTAGGCTATTATGTAGTCGAAGGAACAAAAGAAGGATTGCTACCAGATTTAGAAAAAGCACTCGAAACATATCCGGCTCCACTCGAAATCATTAATGGTCCCCTCATGGATGGGATGAAGGAAGTTGGCCGCCTTTTTAACGATAATCAATTGATTGTTGCTGAAGTGCTACAAAGTGCTGAAGTAATGAAAGCGGCTGTAGCTTATTTGGAACCATTTATGGAAAAGGGCGATGTTTCTGCTACGAAAGGAAAAATTATTTTAGCAACCGTAAAAGGTGATGTTCATGATATCGGTAAAAACTTAGTGGACATCATTCTTAGCAATAATGGCTACCAAGTGGTTGATCTCGGGATTAAGGTTTCCCCTACCGATTTAGTTCAAGCAATTCGTGCCGAAAAACCGGATATGGTTGGACTATCAGGCTTACTCGTGAAATCTGCACAGCAAATGGTGTTAACTGCACAAGATATGAAGGAAGCAGGCATTTCACTCCCGATATTAGTCGGTGGCGCTGCCCTTTCTCGTAAATTCACTGATACAAAGATTGCTAATAGCTACGACGGACTTGTCCTTTATGCGAAGGATGCGATGACGGGTTTATCCTTAGCTAATCAAGTCCAATCTCCTTTGGAATTGGAAGAACTTTTACAGAAAAAAAGTGAAAAAGTGGCCGCTATCAATGTTTCTGGAGTATTCCAAGCTTCTTCTGCTGTCACAACGGCAATCAGGCCGAAATCCACCGTTTCAACAGAAGTACCGGTATTTATTCCGAAGGATACAAAGAAACATATTTTAAAATCCTATTCACTCGCACATATTGAACCTTACATCAATATGCAGATGCTGTTAGGACATCATCTAGGAGTGAAAGGAAAAATATCTAAACTGATTGCCGAAAAAAATGAAAAAGCATTAATGGTAAAAGAGATTGTTGACACTCTGGTTAAGGAGGCAAATCAGGATAACTGGATCTCCCCTGCCGCAGTCTATCAATTTTTTCCTGCGCAGTCAGAGGAAAATAAGATTTACATCTTTGATCCGGAACAACCAACCAATATAATAGAAGTTTTTGAGTTTCCAAGGCAGGAATCAGCACCATATTTGTGTTTAGCTGATTTTGTCAAGTCGGTTGATAGCGGAATCAAAGACTATGTAGGATTCTTTTCAGTTACTACAGGGAAAGGGATCCGCCAAAAAGCGGAACAATTTAAGCAGGATGGCCGCTTCCTTGAGTGCCATGCATTACAGGCATTAGCCTTAGAAACTGCGGAAGGATTTGCTGAATTAATTCACCGCCAAATGCGTGATCGCTGGGGATTTCCTGATCCACTACAGTTTACCATGCAGGATCGTTTCTCCGCGCACTATCAAGGGCAGCGATATTCATTTGGCTATCCGGCATGTCCAGAAATTGAGGACCAAAAGAAACTTTTCCAATTGATTCGTCCAGAAGAAATTGGGGTAGAATTAACCGATGGATTTATGATGGAACCAGAGGCTTCAGTAACAGCAATGGTTTTCGCACATCCGGAGGCAAGGTATTTTAATGTCTTGAAATAAATATGTAGAGTGGGATCAACGTTTGAGTCCGTAGAATATCAAATTATTCTACGGTTTTTTTATTTGCTTTTCGTTTATTAAATCTTGCCTCGTTACCCGCGTACTTTTACTGTTTACCCGCAGGAATAGAGTGGTTACCCGCGAGTTTTTTCATTTTACCCGTAGAAAATCGTGATTTACCCGCCAATTTCATTGAATCCGTGAATTTATTTCAGCAAAGTTATTTGAACGAGCATTAAATTAAAAAAGGTCTAAATTTTACTCTTAATGGGCAATAAGAAAGTTCTTATCAATCGAACATTGACCATTTGCTAAATTTTCTATATAGTTACCTAGGTAATTATATTAGCACTTATTCACTAGGGAGTGATTCCTATATCAACCAGTCACGCATTGATTCACACTCTTCATCAGCTTTCACGCAACTTAACGAATCGGGTAAATGAAGTTTTAAAACCTTTCGGACTATATAGTGCTCAATGGGCCGTTATCTTTGTTTTAAAAACAAGGGAAACATTGACGCAAAAGGAGCTTTGCGAATATTTGTCAGTTGAGGCGCCCCCATTGACACGTACAATCCAGAGGCTTGTGAAACAAGGATATGTAAAACAAGTCCAAGGGTATGATAAACGGGAGAAGCATATCCAATTAACAGAAGAAGCATTAAGGCGATATCCCGAGTGGGAAAAGTCTGTTAATGATCTCAATCACTCACTATTGAAGGATCTTCCTTCGACTTCACAAGATAATCTTTCCGAATTACTAAAAATATGGTTGCTACAAATTTCATAGATTGGAGTTACACTAAATGAATAAATCACCATTATGGACAAAAGATTTCATTGGCATTTCTCTTAGTAATTTTTTTCTTTTTATGACATTTTACTTTTTACTTGTCACCCTTCCTAGTTATGCTCTAGAAGACCTTCACAGTAATGAATCAGGAGCAGGATTAATGACAACGGTATTTTTACTTTCTGCTATCATTACTCGACCGATTGCAGGTAAGTGGATTGAAAGATCAGGACCGCGCAATGTGCTATTAACAGCCCTAATTGTCTTCCTCGGTGCATCTTTTCTTTACTTTTTTCCAAATTCAATGTCAGGTTTTCTATTCATTCGCTTTTTACACGGGATTGGTTTTGGTATGGCGACAACAGTTACTGGAGCAATTGTTGCCAACATCATTCCTATCTCACGGAGAGGCGAAGGAATGGGATACTTTATTATGTCGACTAACTTGGCCATGGTGCTCGGGCCCTTCATAGGTTTAACTACTATTCAACACTTTGGACCAAATGTCCTGTTCATCCTTAGTATCATTGGGGCATTTGCTGCATTACTTGCCGGTATCAGTGTGAAGCTGTCGAAAAGAAAACCAATTCTTTCGCCTCAGCAGGGGAAGGTGCCCTTTTCATTTAAAAACTTTTTTGAAGCTTCCGCCGTGCCGATCT
The Neobacillus sp. PS3-40 genome window above contains:
- a CDS encoding winged helix DNA-binding protein, which translates into the protein MIPISTSHALIHTLHQLSRNLTNRVNEVLKPFGLYSAQWAVIFVLKTRETLTQKELCEYLSVEAPPLTRTIQRLVKQGYVKQVQGYDKREKHIQLTEEALRRYPEWEKSVNDLNHSLLKDLPSTSQDNLSELLKIWLLQIS
- a CDS encoding MFS transporter gives rise to the protein MNKSPLWTKDFIGISLSNFFLFMTFYFLLVTLPSYALEDLHSNESGAGLMTTVFLLSAIITRPIAGKWIERSGPRNVLLTALIVFLGASFLYFFPNSMSGFLFIRFLHGIGFGMATTVTGAIVANIIPISRRGEGMGYFIMSTNLAMVLGPFIGLTTIQHFGPNVLFILSIIGAFAALLAGISVKLSKRKPILSPQQGKVPFSFKNFFEASAVPISLVGAFFALVYSSILSFVSVYANSIHLGDVSSLFFVVYAIVLLLSRPFTGRWFDLHGPNVIVFPSIILFAIGMFILSKSGTSSVFLLSAGIIGLGWGTLFPTFQTIAIQDSEPKKKGLATATFLSIFDTGIGLGSFLVGIFVTKIGFSSFYLLSSIYILVGVILYYFLHTRKQKAIKGKLERDLV
- the metH gene encoding methionine synthase, with the protein product MSKTPLTEQLKKRILVMDGAMGTMLQNANLTASDFGGEEYEGCNENLNFTAPSVIERIHHEYLMAGADIIETNTFGATSIVLEEYGLGYKAYEMNKIAAFIANKAVQQVSTDEWPRYVAGSMGPTTKTLSVTGGATFDALAAAYEEQAIGLIDGAVDLLLLETSQDMLNVKAGYIGIQRAFEKTGITLPLIISGTIEPMGTTLAGQSIESFYISVEHMNPIAVGLNCATGPEFMQDHVRSLSELASTAVICYPNAGLPDEEGHYHETPETLAKKLADFADHGWLNIVGGCCGTTPEHIRAIAESVNQMQPREITPSSIHMVSGIEPFIYDDPTLRPIMVGERTNVIGSRKFKRLITEGKFEEAAEIARAQVKGGAHVIDICLADPDREELIDMENFIKEVVKKIKVPLVIDSTDEKVIEIALKFSQGKAIINSINLEDGEERFAAIVPLIHRYGAAVVVGTIDEEGMGVSAERKLAIAKRSYELLVHKYGLKPQDLIFDPLVFPVGTGDQQYIGSAKATVEGIKLIKEQLPETQTILGISNVSFGLPPVGREILNSVFLYHCTHAGLDYAIVNTEKIERFASISKEEVKLAEELLFTTTDVTLATFTELYRGKKKEAKSTIPNMSLEERLGYYVVEGTKEGLLPDLEKALETYPAPLEIINGPLMDGMKEVGRLFNDNQLIVAEVLQSAEVMKAAVAYLEPFMEKGDVSATKGKIILATVKGDVHDIGKNLVDIILSNNGYQVVDLGIKVSPTDLVQAIRAEKPDMVGLSGLLVKSAQQMVLTAQDMKEAGISLPILVGGAALSRKFTDTKIANSYDGLVLYAKDAMTGLSLANQVQSPLELEELLQKKSEKVAAINVSGVFQASSAVTTAIRPKSTVSTEVPVFIPKDTKKHILKSYSLAHIEPYINMQMLLGHHLGVKGKISKLIAEKNEKALMVKEIVDTLVKEANQDNWISPAAVYQFFPAQSEENKIYIFDPEQPTNIIEVFEFPRQESAPYLCLADFVKSVDSGIKDYVGFFSVTTGKGIRQKAEQFKQDGRFLECHALQALALETAEGFAELIHRQMRDRWGFPDPLQFTMQDRFSAHYQGQRYSFGYPACPEIEDQKKLFQLIRPEEIGVELTDGFMMEPEASVTAMVFAHPEARYFNVLK